A DNA window from Paralichthys olivaceus isolate ysfri-2021 chromosome 3, ASM2471397v2, whole genome shotgun sequence contains the following coding sequences:
- the LOC109636703 gene encoding interferon-induced protein 44-like isoform X1 — MDCTTFRAASSNPTSSTSAKAFEALKTFSTITSRTDKIKAPSFTFAGLNQNGAVKDADSKEIPGGIKVTDSVQTACGPALNAVSVTERKTDTLFDFKAGKANLVSPWRDVQWTEERRTSLMESICSYSPSSGEVTHARVLLLGPTRSGKSSFISSVQSVFNGRVTNRAMVGSSSTSFTKKLQSFNILGQKREDPTRLVLCDAMGLGDGEMTGLTLHDILTVIKGHVPEGHKFRPDQAVRSETGNYVKWPSLKDKIHCVAFVVDASNMLAYSKGLRATFQQLREHISDLGIHQVALLTHVDEVCPQTAKDVSEIYKSLTIREMMRKAADLLGMSTSYIVPVKNYSSELDLDMNTDVLLLSAVDHILQYVDLYFQDNTPQGTGSEKE; from the exons ATGGA CTGCACAACGTTTCGAGCAGCTTCTTCTAATCCCACCAGCAGCACATCAGCGAAGGCCTTTGAagctctgaaaacattttcaactaTCACAAGCAGAAcggacaaaataaaagcaccatCTTTCACGTTTGCAG GACTTAACCAGAACGGTGCAGTGAAAGATGCAGATTCAAAAGAAAT CCCTGGTGGAATAAAAGTTACAGATTCAGTCCAAACTGCTTGTGGCCCAGCGCTCAACGCTGTCAGTgtaacagagagaaagacagacacactttTTGATTTCAAAG CAGGTAAAGCCAACTTGGTCTCTCCGTGGAGGGATGTGCAGTGGACAGAAGA GCGAAGGACCAGCCTGATGGAGTCCATCTGCTCCTACTCACCGAGCAGTGGGGAGGTGACTCATGCCAGGGTTCTCCTCCTGGGCCCCACCAGGTCCGGAAAGTCCAGCTTCATCAGTTCAGTCCAGTCGGTGTTTAACGGACGAGTCACCAACCGGGCCATGGTGGGCTCCTCCTCAACCAGCTTCACCAAAAAG CTGCAGTCGTTCAACATCTTGGGTCAGAAGAGAGAAGATCCGACCAGACTGGTGCTGTGTGATGCTATGGGTCTGGGGGACGGAGAGATGACCGGACTGACCCTCCACGACATCCTGACGGTCATTAAAGGTCACGTACCTGAGGGACACAAG TTCCGCCCGGACCAGGCAGTGAGATCAGAGACTGGAAACTACGTGAAGTGGCCGAGCCTAAAAGACAAGATCCACTGTGTGGCCTTTGTGGTGGACGCCTCTAATATGTTGGCGTACTCCAAAGGCCTCAGAGCCACGTTCCAACAGCTCAGGGAGCACATCAGTGACCTGG gtatCCACCAGGTGGCTCTGCTGACCCATGTGGATGAAGTCTGTCCACAAACAGCCAAAGACGTCTCCGAGATTTACAAGAGCCTCACGATACGTGAGATG ATGCGTAAAGCTGCAGATCTGTTGGGTATGTCCACCTCCTACATCGTCCCGGTGAAGAACTACTCCTCAGAGCTGGACCTGGACATGAACACCGACGTGCTGCTCCTCAGCGCCGTCGACCACATCCTGCAGTACGTCGATCTGTATTTCCAGGACAACACACCACAAGGAACAGGGTCAGAGaaggaataa
- the LOC109636703 gene encoding interferon-induced protein 44-like isoform X3 — MDCTTFRAASSNPTSSTSAKAFEALKTFSTITSRTDKIKAPSFTFAGLNQNGAVKDADSKEIPGGIKVTDSVQTACGPALNAVSVTERKTDTLFDFKAGKANLVSPWRDVQWTEERRTSLMESICSYSPSSGEVTHARVLLLGPTRSGKSSFISSVQSVFNGRVTNRAMVGSSSTSFTKKSFNILGQKREDPTRLVLCDAMGLGDGEMTGLTLHDILTVIKGHVPEGHKFRPDQAVRSETGNYVKWPSLKDKIHCVAFVVDASNMLAYSKGLRATFQQLREHISDLGIHQVALLTHVDEVCPQTAKDVSEIYKSLTIREMMRKAADLLGMSTSYIVPVKNYSSELDLDMNTDVLLLSAVDHILQYVDLYFQDNTPQGTGSEKE, encoded by the exons ATGGA CTGCACAACGTTTCGAGCAGCTTCTTCTAATCCCACCAGCAGCACATCAGCGAAGGCCTTTGAagctctgaaaacattttcaactaTCACAAGCAGAAcggacaaaataaaagcaccatCTTTCACGTTTGCAG GACTTAACCAGAACGGTGCAGTGAAAGATGCAGATTCAAAAGAAAT CCCTGGTGGAATAAAAGTTACAGATTCAGTCCAAACTGCTTGTGGCCCAGCGCTCAACGCTGTCAGTgtaacagagagaaagacagacacactttTTGATTTCAAAG CAGGTAAAGCCAACTTGGTCTCTCCGTGGAGGGATGTGCAGTGGACAGAAGA GCGAAGGACCAGCCTGATGGAGTCCATCTGCTCCTACTCACCGAGCAGTGGGGAGGTGACTCATGCCAGGGTTCTCCTCCTGGGCCCCACCAGGTCCGGAAAGTCCAGCTTCATCAGTTCAGTCCAGTCGGTGTTTAACGGACGAGTCACCAACCGGGCCATGGTGGGCTCCTCCTCAACCAGCTTCACCAAAAAG TCGTTCAACATCTTGGGTCAGAAGAGAGAAGATCCGACCAGACTGGTGCTGTGTGATGCTATGGGTCTGGGGGACGGAGAGATGACCGGACTGACCCTCCACGACATCCTGACGGTCATTAAAGGTCACGTACCTGAGGGACACAAG TTCCGCCCGGACCAGGCAGTGAGATCAGAGACTGGAAACTACGTGAAGTGGCCGAGCCTAAAAGACAAGATCCACTGTGTGGCCTTTGTGGTGGACGCCTCTAATATGTTGGCGTACTCCAAAGGCCTCAGAGCCACGTTCCAACAGCTCAGGGAGCACATCAGTGACCTGG gtatCCACCAGGTGGCTCTGCTGACCCATGTGGATGAAGTCTGTCCACAAACAGCCAAAGACGTCTCCGAGATTTACAAGAGCCTCACGATACGTGAGATG ATGCGTAAAGCTGCAGATCTGTTGGGTATGTCCACCTCCTACATCGTCCCGGTGAAGAACTACTCCTCAGAGCTGGACCTGGACATGAACACCGACGTGCTGCTCCTCAGCGCCGTCGACCACATCCTGCAGTACGTCGATCTGTATTTCCAGGACAACACACCACAAGGAACAGGGTCAGAGaaggaataa
- the LOC109636703 gene encoding interferon-induced protein 44-like isoform X4: MDCTTFRAASSNPTSSTSAKAFEALKTFSTITSRTDKIKAPSFTFAGLNQNGAVKDADSKEIPGGIKVTDSVQTACGPALNAVSVTERKTDTLFDFKGKANLVSPWRDVQWTEERRTSLMESICSYSPSSGEVTHARVLLLGPTRSGKSSFISSVQSVFNGRVTNRAMVGSSSTSFTKKSFNILGQKREDPTRLVLCDAMGLGDGEMTGLTLHDILTVIKGHVPEGHKFRPDQAVRSETGNYVKWPSLKDKIHCVAFVVDASNMLAYSKGLRATFQQLREHISDLGIHQVALLTHVDEVCPQTAKDVSEIYKSLTIREMMRKAADLLGMSTSYIVPVKNYSSELDLDMNTDVLLLSAVDHILQYVDLYFQDNTPQGTGSEKE, translated from the exons ATGGA CTGCACAACGTTTCGAGCAGCTTCTTCTAATCCCACCAGCAGCACATCAGCGAAGGCCTTTGAagctctgaaaacattttcaactaTCACAAGCAGAAcggacaaaataaaagcaccatCTTTCACGTTTGCAG GACTTAACCAGAACGGTGCAGTGAAAGATGCAGATTCAAAAGAAAT CCCTGGTGGAATAAAAGTTACAGATTCAGTCCAAACTGCTTGTGGCCCAGCGCTCAACGCTGTCAGTgtaacagagagaaagacagacacactttTTGATTTCAAAG GTAAAGCCAACTTGGTCTCTCCGTGGAGGGATGTGCAGTGGACAGAAGA GCGAAGGACCAGCCTGATGGAGTCCATCTGCTCCTACTCACCGAGCAGTGGGGAGGTGACTCATGCCAGGGTTCTCCTCCTGGGCCCCACCAGGTCCGGAAAGTCCAGCTTCATCAGTTCAGTCCAGTCGGTGTTTAACGGACGAGTCACCAACCGGGCCATGGTGGGCTCCTCCTCAACCAGCTTCACCAAAAAG TCGTTCAACATCTTGGGTCAGAAGAGAGAAGATCCGACCAGACTGGTGCTGTGTGATGCTATGGGTCTGGGGGACGGAGAGATGACCGGACTGACCCTCCACGACATCCTGACGGTCATTAAAGGTCACGTACCTGAGGGACACAAG TTCCGCCCGGACCAGGCAGTGAGATCAGAGACTGGAAACTACGTGAAGTGGCCGAGCCTAAAAGACAAGATCCACTGTGTGGCCTTTGTGGTGGACGCCTCTAATATGTTGGCGTACTCCAAAGGCCTCAGAGCCACGTTCCAACAGCTCAGGGAGCACATCAGTGACCTGG gtatCCACCAGGTGGCTCTGCTGACCCATGTGGATGAAGTCTGTCCACAAACAGCCAAAGACGTCTCCGAGATTTACAAGAGCCTCACGATACGTGAGATG ATGCGTAAAGCTGCAGATCTGTTGGGTATGTCCACCTCCTACATCGTCCCGGTGAAGAACTACTCCTCAGAGCTGGACCTGGACATGAACACCGACGTGCTGCTCCTCAGCGCCGTCGACCACATCCTGCAGTACGTCGATCTGTATTTCCAGGACAACACACCACAAGGAACAGGGTCAGAGaaggaataa
- the LOC109636703 gene encoding interferon-induced protein 44-like isoform X2: MDCTTFRAASSNPTSSTSAKAFEALKTFSTITSRTDKIKAPSFTFAGLNQNGAVKDADSKEIPGGIKVTDSVQTACGPALNAVSVTERKTDTLFDFKGKANLVSPWRDVQWTEERRTSLMESICSYSPSSGEVTHARVLLLGPTRSGKSSFISSVQSVFNGRVTNRAMVGSSSTSFTKKLQSFNILGQKREDPTRLVLCDAMGLGDGEMTGLTLHDILTVIKGHVPEGHKFRPDQAVRSETGNYVKWPSLKDKIHCVAFVVDASNMLAYSKGLRATFQQLREHISDLGIHQVALLTHVDEVCPQTAKDVSEIYKSLTIREMMRKAADLLGMSTSYIVPVKNYSSELDLDMNTDVLLLSAVDHILQYVDLYFQDNTPQGTGSEKE; this comes from the exons ATGGA CTGCACAACGTTTCGAGCAGCTTCTTCTAATCCCACCAGCAGCACATCAGCGAAGGCCTTTGAagctctgaaaacattttcaactaTCACAAGCAGAAcggacaaaataaaagcaccatCTTTCACGTTTGCAG GACTTAACCAGAACGGTGCAGTGAAAGATGCAGATTCAAAAGAAAT CCCTGGTGGAATAAAAGTTACAGATTCAGTCCAAACTGCTTGTGGCCCAGCGCTCAACGCTGTCAGTgtaacagagagaaagacagacacactttTTGATTTCAAAG GTAAAGCCAACTTGGTCTCTCCGTGGAGGGATGTGCAGTGGACAGAAGA GCGAAGGACCAGCCTGATGGAGTCCATCTGCTCCTACTCACCGAGCAGTGGGGAGGTGACTCATGCCAGGGTTCTCCTCCTGGGCCCCACCAGGTCCGGAAAGTCCAGCTTCATCAGTTCAGTCCAGTCGGTGTTTAACGGACGAGTCACCAACCGGGCCATGGTGGGCTCCTCCTCAACCAGCTTCACCAAAAAG CTGCAGTCGTTCAACATCTTGGGTCAGAAGAGAGAAGATCCGACCAGACTGGTGCTGTGTGATGCTATGGGTCTGGGGGACGGAGAGATGACCGGACTGACCCTCCACGACATCCTGACGGTCATTAAAGGTCACGTACCTGAGGGACACAAG TTCCGCCCGGACCAGGCAGTGAGATCAGAGACTGGAAACTACGTGAAGTGGCCGAGCCTAAAAGACAAGATCCACTGTGTGGCCTTTGTGGTGGACGCCTCTAATATGTTGGCGTACTCCAAAGGCCTCAGAGCCACGTTCCAACAGCTCAGGGAGCACATCAGTGACCTGG gtatCCACCAGGTGGCTCTGCTGACCCATGTGGATGAAGTCTGTCCACAAACAGCCAAAGACGTCTCCGAGATTTACAAGAGCCTCACGATACGTGAGATG ATGCGTAAAGCTGCAGATCTGTTGGGTATGTCCACCTCCTACATCGTCCCGGTGAAGAACTACTCCTCAGAGCTGGACCTGGACATGAACACCGACGTGCTGCTCCTCAGCGCCGTCGACCACATCCTGCAGTACGTCGATCTGTATTTCCAGGACAACACACCACAAGGAACAGGGTCAGAGaaggaataa